DNA sequence from the Vicia villosa cultivar HV-30 ecotype Madison, WI linkage group LG3, Vvil1.0, whole genome shotgun sequence genome:
AAGAAAAAGACATCCAAGCACGTAGACCATGTAAAATACatagagaaaggaaaaaaaatgacGATAAGCATCTATAGCATATTTAAATTTATGCATGATTGATTTAATATTCCTAATTCAGTTCTGATTGAAAAGAAATTTTTCTTAGGAATAAGTTTAGTAAAAATATCTTATAGTTGATTAGATGAAAACACGTGCTTGATTACACAATCTCTTTTTTCAATATGATCCCTAATGAAATGATACATAACTTCAATTTGTTTAGTCTAAGAGTGAAGTACCTGATTTTTCACGAGGTTTATGGCACTAGTATTGTCACATTTTATCGAGACAACTTCGAGATCAACTTCGTAATCACTTGGCTGATGTTTCATTCGTATAATTTGCGCACAACATCTATCCATAACAACGTATTTTGCTTCACTTGTGGATAACACTACACTTGCTTTTTTTTCATGCTATGCTAAGATACAAGTGAGTTACCAAGTAAGTAACATGTATCAATGATACTTTTTCGATCTAATTTGCACCCAAAGGAATCAAAGTCTGAGTACGTAACTAAGGACAATTTGCTCCTTTGGGGTGCCATAAACTCATTATGGTCTGCTAGTGAAATATATCATAATGTATTTTACCGCAGTGAGATGTGATTCTTTGGGGAAAATGGACACAAAGAGACACAACAAACATAATATTAGGACAATATGCAGTAAGATAAATAAGAGATTCGATCATACCTAGGTacttgatttctttaaatgacTTTCCTCCCTCGTCCTTTTCCAAGCTACATGAAGTGCTCATCGGAGTTGATATTGACTTGGCTTTATCCATGTTGATCCTTTTGAATAGCTCTTTACAGTACTTGGCTTTATTGATAAATGTGCCTTTCTTAGGTTGGTGTATTTGTAAGCTTAGGAAGTATCGAAGCTCCTTCATCATTGACATCTCAAATTTATTTTGCATCATCTCAAAAAAATCCATGCATAAGAATTTGTTAGTAGCGTCGAAaataatgtcatcaacataaatttgaaccaataaaatccaagatttgatttcttgatgaaaagagttttatcaaccttcccactttgaaaattatttttaagtaaaAATTTTCTTGAAAccatcgtaccaagctctagaGGCTTGTTTCAAACTGTAAATGACATTTTtctgtttgaaaacatgatttagaAAAGTATGGCTCTTTTATGGTCATTTAATGACCTTATCTCCTTGTCCGAGCCTAATCATTATTATCATTAAGCCGATCTAGACTTAGTTTGTCTAAATGATTAAGTTCTCTTAATGAAGTTGATGTCTGAGTCAGCAACGTATCAACACAGTCGAGTTGGTCTCAAGGCATAAGGTCGTGTCGACTTCAACGTCAAAGGAGCTTGCCTTTTATCTCTATGTGGCGGGTTCTTGCAACCTTGTTTCATGTCGTTTAAAGCTCATCCACCATTTATGGGGTGTTCTCTAGGGAGTTGGCGAGACTCTTTGCTTAGAGGGTACGTCTTATTAAGGCTAAGTGATTTTATGTAAAAATAGATATATTTGTACATAGTCTCCTAAACACGGGATGCGTAAGAGCGAAGTGCTTTAAGTGATAGACCATGACATTACACTATATAACTTTTTAATAAGAAATAAATCTATTTGAGAACATGTCGCTCCACTCTTATACATGATAAGATACTCATCTCTTTTCCTATAGCATGTATTAACTTAGTAAGGTAAAAAACTGACGAAAACTTCAAGATGTATTTACCCTCTAGACTTACCTCTCTAAGACCATACCCCTTGTGCAAACCCTCAAAACCACTTGTTACGCATCCAACATGTACATTTAGATCTCCATCTAGAAAAATATTCTCTCATTGGAGGTATATCATGAAATACACTTTCTAAATCCTTCCAAAATTTTACTTTAAGATGTTCTGCTAACCCAAGTCAGAGTGCGTAAGTACTAATAACATTAAAAGTGTCTTGTTTCACTACAGATCTCAGGACTATGATTCAATCTCCTATTCTTTTCACTTTCGCAATGTCCTTCCATTCCTTGTCTACAATGATTCTCACCCCCATTTCTCAATCAAACTTTGTCGGTGTATCACAACTTGATATCTAAGTTATCTAATTTTTTTGTCTTTTCACCCGTCCACTTAGTCTCTTGTAGGCACATGAAACTGATCTTCTCCTAACCATAATGTCCACTATTTCCATTGATTTTTCAACAAGCGTGCCTATGAATTAACTTCTTTACCTACACCCGTTTACGAAAATGTGAAAACCACAGTTATTTTTCACTACGTCTAAGTGACGATGCAATGATCATTGCTCTTTTGACATCGAGTTATACAACGCATTGCTTATAGACAACAACTTATTATTTACACTATCACTTAATTGATCATTGTCATAGAAATTTGACAAAGTTTTACACTGATTGTCAATTGCCTAACACAACCCTCTACTTTTACCCAAACTTGAAACCGACTATACATAACAATGCTAACGTAGACATGATTACATATAATTTCAAATTTATCAAAATAAGTAAAAGCGATCTCGTATTCCAAAATCTCATATACAAACCTCATTGTAGATAGAGAAATGTGGTTATAAATGAAGCCATTAACCTAACCGGTGTGTACCTAATAAAACTTATCCAAAATTCATGTATCGAAAATGCAGTTCCAAGAGGGCAAAACAATTCCATTATGGCATGGATATCAAGGTTTTCTTATTCCATTTGAGTCATACAGTTGGCATGTGATAAAACTGAAATTCTAGAATACTGTACATTTTCGGTTGGCCTAAACAACTATCTATATTTTCTATATTAAAGAACTGTCTCCAGGATGTGAAGATTCCTCACGTACAGCTGTCATATAAAGGTTTTGCATGTATTGCTGATAATAATGACAAGGCAGTAAAAGCAATTTAATTCATGCATTCAATATCATGGGACTTCAACTCTTGAACAGAAACAATTGTTTAAAGACTAAAAGGACAAGCCCAGAAGTGAAGAGAGTCGTGTGAAAAACATTAAGGTAGGGTCCTAATGTGTTATAGCAACAGACAACAACAAGACTGCAATTTGGGCAATTCATAGACTACAAGCACATGCTCAAGAACAAAAGCACATGGCCCTTACAGGCAATAATGTCACCATCCACCAAATATACATTGAGGAAAATCCCATGGCAGCATACACTTGCACTAATGTAATCTTATACTATTGAGGCAAAGCCAAAGAAAGCAGTTTTTTTTATTAGTATGATATATAGATTTCAATGAAATGTAAACCATGATAAAAAAAAGTTACCAAGAAAGCAACACCTAAAATAGCAAATTAACAGGATTAGTCAACCATGGTTCAACCAACACCTAAAATATCAATGGTGATTTGTATCCTGGAGTTTTCACTAACATGTTACCTACCCTTGTAAGAGAATTTATGATTTGTTAAAGGCATGTCTATTCAACATGTGCGTTGAAAATCCATCTTACCCTATTCTGTTCTAGCAGCATGTTAGATATACCTGAAGATAATGCTGGAAAGCTATATTGAAAATAGCATTCCATTGATATTCAATTGCACAAGTAAAAACAGCATAGCAATTTCATTTTTGCAGTTAGTTAACACTATGAACAACACTACAATGCAAAATGATGTACTTTATGATGCTCCTAAACATaaacacaaaatccaattaaataatttgacAAAACTCATCTCCGCATACTACAGGAGAAATAAGCATCAATTATTAGTAATTtacaagaaaaagagaaaaatgataaagaaaaCGAAAAAAATTAACACACCTATCATATCATACATACAGATTCAATGAAAAATCATCGGTCGTTCTTGTTATTGCTCTTGTTCCTGTACCATGATTTAGCTTAATATGGATCTGATCTTTTAGGGTCTTGCAAAAACTCCCCAGATCTTACCACGACCAAGTCCATCCGACAATTTCTTCGAACCCGGAACATCCAATTCAACAAGCTTCTGCGTATATACACCAGCACCAGCAGCCACCATTTGTTTCCTACAAGTCTTAGAATGCAAGAGCGAAACCAGAACAGAAACTGGGTATTGCTTATCTAAATTAACCAAAGAAGGGTTCAATAGCTGAACTGTACTAACTATTCCCCTTTCATCCTTCCGAAAAACCCTTCTATTGAAAGGGTGTTGCAGTAACACGGACAACGCCATTGCAGCGGATTCTTTCTCCTCCGCGCCTTTCCCATCTAACATCTTAATCAAAAAAGGAACACACCCACATTCCCCCATTTCTTTTCTGGTTTTGTTTCCACCATTCAAACCCATTGCATAAACCGCTTTCGCAGCCGCTATCCTCACCGTCAAAACTTCACAATTCAACACTCCCATCACCCTCCCAATAAACCCTTCTGCAACAAGAACCTCCCCAATCGGACCCGTCAACGCCAAATACCTCAACATTTCAACACCAACTTCAAGATTCTGAATCATTGGAGCCGAATCCCAGAAATTCTTCAAACACTCAATTCCACCTTCCTTATAAGCCAAAACCCTCATCCCCTCATCCTCCGAAATCAAATTCgccacacaaccaatcacattctCTTGCGCCAATATCGTCCCAGAAGAAGCCAACCCTAACAAAACACCAACCGCATTCTCCTCCGCAAAATTCTCTCTAATCTCATTAAATTTCGCCAAATTCCTCAAAACCGCCGCCGCCGAAGCTTGCGAACCAGGCGTCCCACCCTGACAAATCCCTAACAGAGACGAAATCCCACCTCTAGATCCAATCGCTCTCGCATTATCTCTAGTAAGACTCAACGCCTGAAGCGCAATACAAGCTTTCTCTATAGCTAAACCACTTCCAGAATCCAAAACCCTAAGCAAGTGATTCAACAGCAACAACCCCTCCGCAAGTAGATTATTCTTCCCACTATCCACTGTCGAGACTCTAGAAATAGCAGCAACGGTTTTCTCCTTCATATCAGAGGAGGAGTCCAGTAAACGAACGAGCACCGGAACTACACCCTGCGCGACGGCTATAGTGACGTTTTTATCATCTTCGTGGAGTAAGGAGAGAAGTGAATCAATCGCGGCGGCTCTTGAGTCAGTCGACCCGATTTGCAACCGTGCGATGAGGTTTCTGGAAAGAGATCGAACGGCTTCTCGTTTGGAGAAAGCGGGGGTTTCGAGGAGGAGGCCGCTACGGAAGAGGACGTCGCAGTCGTTGAGGTGGCGGTGGAGGGTGGCGATGAGTGAGTCGAGGTGGCTTTGGGTTTGGAGTTTTCCGAGAGGTAAATCGGAGGGGGACTGGCAGTGGTGGGAGAGTGAAACGGCGTCGTGGAGGGTTTGGGTGATGGAGTGGAGGAGGTGGAGGGAGAGGGGGTTGGTGGTGGAGGAAGTGGAATATTCGGTGGAGAAATCGGTGAGGTGGGTTTGGAGGGAGGTGAGTTTGAGTCGGGCGATTGACCACTTGGATTTTAAGTGATGGACGGTAGGGATTTCTTGGTGGAGAAGGGAGTTGGTTAGGGTGAGGCAAATTGTTATTGGGTCTGAGTCTGTTGATTCCTTCATGCTTTTTTCTCTGCTTCAGTTGCTGAGAGAGAAGAGAATTACTCTGGTGTGGTTAGTGTTCAGTAGAGGAATAGGAATCAGAGACAAGCGGTTTGAGTAGGTTGTTGAATGTAGGAGTTAGGAGGGTGTGGGATTGCGATTGGAGGAGCGAGATAGAGAGAAGTGTAGAGTGAGACCCGACCCAGCCTTGCTGACAGCAATAACCAATAAGGGAGGTTACGCAGCATAATGCAACGATTTGGAGCGTGGCACACACTCGCGTTTGGGACTTCATTCCCGCTGGCTAGCGCCACTCAACTTTCTCGGTTTCTCCTTAGCGCCATGTCGGCAATTTATGTGCTCAACGGCGGATATTTTGCATGTTATTACTAAAGGAGTTCTTAAATATATACTAGTTTCTTCTTTGGACAAATTATAGAAAATATTGGATTAAATTTGCTGATAACCAGAATTGTTTTATGGGTTATGCTAACATGtgtcctaagggcacatgttaaggatactataattaaaaaaagttaaatataattaaatacaataaagttatatttaaagtttcgatacattgaatgcacaaGTTCCAAAAAAggatttctataaatatctcattaacttgtgcccttggggcacatgttagcttttccgtTGTTTTATATATACTGTAATTGTCTTATGAAAGTTAACTTGGATAATATCTTTATaggaatatttattattaatagaataaaataattatagATATATTAAAAATTCATCAATATTTTTTAGGTTGGATATACTAATTGATAACCATATATATGTTAAGCCTTTAAGAGTTGCACATGATTTTATAAGTAAAAAATGTGAATGAATTACTCTTTTGTGTTATTCTTTTTTTATAGTGATCTTGACCTcactttaaaaattcaaattagTCATAAATGTGTTTCTCAATTAACAGAGAATTAAAGATTAGCCCATATAAAAATCGGGTTTCTGTTTAAGTTGCAGAAAACAAAATGAGTAAatggaagaagaaggaaatgTTGTTTGTTTAAACCATTATTTAAAGGGAAATAGACATATCGATGACTAACAGAAGTCGTTTGATCCAACAGCGACTGACATGGAGTGGAAAAGTTAGTGGAGTTTGGTTTGAAAGCCCACGCCCTAAAAACTAGGAGTCATCatgagaaatgatagattgacatGGGAAACTGTTGTGCATAAAGTGGCCATGATGACACATGACGTTTCATTGAGAAGACGTATAGCCGAAACTACAAAAAGAAAATTCTTAAGTTTTCCATTGACACAATCTCTGTCGAAATTGGCATTTTGGgggcggggggggggggggggggatttgTTGACAAGCAAATTTCGACTAAGGAAATAGGCCCCAAGTTGAAAGGGTATCTTTTATTAGAAAAACCCATTGATTATCCTATAAGGGGGCAAGTGGGGACTGTCGACATAATCGAAGAGATAATCTCCAAAGAGCTAGTCGATTGAGCCTCCAACCTGGGAATTTGGATCGACAAAAAGGAGGGTCGAAAGTAGCAAAAATTTGTCAATACAGATTGAGAAAATGGCGGCAAAAGAAGTTATCAACTTATGAGCCATAAAACAGAACATGGGGAAAGTTGGGACGAAACCTCACACAAAATCCCAACGTGGAGCATTAATAATTGTCGATGGTTATTTTAATTTACTAGTTATTTAAGCAAGTTGTTGTATTCATTTAAGGGGTCGCAATTTATTACATTCAAAGTACTACGCTCAAAGTATCCGCATCTAAGAGAGAAACGAGTTTCCTTTTTTGAAATGTATGTTTGCTTccaatattttaattcaaagcaaTTTCCAATTTAATTTGAGtcttttgttttgcttgttttaatttttcttaGCAATTGTCTTGTTTCTTTTGCGCTTTTCTACACCATTCATCCTTGGTTATTGTTCCTCAAAACATCTTTGGAATACCTCCCGAAAGAGAATCCAGCGAGGTCGCAACTGTTTAGGGATATATTCCTCCTCGACGTAGGCCTCAGAGGAAGATATTTGATGGATTGGGGGATTTGGGTGGCACAACTGTGAAATGCGTGCACCTAAGAattatgtcttgcttatccctctgtCGGAATTCCCTATTTATAGTGAAGTCCATGGTCTAATGACCATTAGTCAGCTTCGTAACGCTTGTAACCATCCATGAGTACTTGTTATGTCTTCATTAATCATGCGTAACCGACTCCATCAATGTCTTATAACGTCTTATGACCATTGATCCCCCTGTTCCCGAGCCAGCCAAGATAGCTTCGGGCTATCATCCCAGTTTCTGACCTCAAGTTGTTTTAGCAGCAACTCGGCTGCTACTACTCCTTAGCACTGCTCGGCGCATCCGACTTGGGTACCCGACCTAGAGAACTATGGAATATGTATAGTTACCAAACTCACATTAACACTCAACACTAAGTCTAAGATTCTTGTAGCTGATCCTGCAGGTAACCTTTAATAAGAGGCTAGAGATTGTTCGCGaaaaacaaattggcacacctagTGGGACCCGTTTGTGTTGAGTTTGTCTCTATCCGTGTATGAGATTGAGAAGTGGGAGAAAAATGGGTGATCCAACAAATCCAGATCCAAATAGGGAACATCCCCCCAAGAGGAAGTACTAGTGCTTCACAAGCGTCTCAGGCTATTTCGTGCTCAATGGCCGCATCGTCACCAGCACACAGCCTACCAGCAACGACGAGTCAACCGGTGACTCCAAAGCCAACTATGTCCAGCACTACAATTCCATATATGCCTAGTTTCAATATTCCCATGATTGGTAGGGACCGACCATATGGGATGCCAACAACAATGATGGCAGGACTGCATGGCAATTATTCGACGTTTGTTAAAAATTCAGCATCAGCATTCTCACCCTACCATATGTCGAGCCCGTTAGAAACCAGTTTGGTCGTCCAACTAGTTTATGGTTTTCGTCCCAGGAAATTCTGACTTTCACCACGAATTCTGTTGCAGCTATGAGACGACAGATGGATGAAAGTAATCACAAAATAGTCCATCTGCTTACACAACAAATGGGGACTATATTATGACTTTTAATACAGAGTTCGACCCAGAGTTACCAAACTTTGGAAATTCAAATGACTCATATAG
Encoded proteins:
- the LOC131661012 gene encoding vacuolar protein 8-like, with product MKESTDSDPITICLTLTNSLLHQEIPTVHHLKSKWSIARLKLTSLQTHLTDFSTEYSTSSTTNPLSLHLLHSITQTLHDAVSLSHHCQSPSDLPLGKLQTQSHLDSLIATLHRHLNDCDVLFRSGLLLETPAFSKREAVRSLSRNLIARLQIGSTDSRAAAIDSLLSLLHEDDKNVTIAVAQGVVPVLVRLLDSSSDMKEKTVAAISRVSTVDSGKNNLLAEGLLLLNHLLRVLDSGSGLAIEKACIALQALSLTRDNARAIGSRGGISSLLGICQGGTPGSQASAAAVLRNLAKFNEIRENFAEENAVGVLLGLASSGTILAQENVIGCVANLISEDEGMRVLAYKEGGIECLKNFWDSAPMIQNLEVGVEMLRYLALTGPIGEVLVAEGFIGRVMGVLNCEVLTVRIAAAKAVYAMGLNGGNKTRKEMGECGCVPFLIKMLDGKGAEEKESAAMALSVLLQHPFNRRVFRKDERGIVSTVQLLNPSLVNLDKQYPVSVLVSLLHSKTCRKQMVAAGAGVYTQKLVELDVPGSKKLSDGLGRGKIWGVFARP